A genomic region of Danio aesculapii chromosome 21, fDanAes4.1, whole genome shotgun sequence contains the following coding sequences:
- the LOC130214257 gene encoding G-protein coupled receptor 4-like, with the protein MNYSTMNFMPEASLNSTTKPFGPVEIMNGCMYSFSFLVGLPTHCYVIWLIITGAGSGVASEFFNLNLSVSEAGFAVNCMTFVLVVWFPVLVEFQMFLVGLVITGRPLFQCLMCVERYLAVVHPLSFLKYKPLRYRVICCAVAWILTLGSCFSCLYTIVLYNIIHLWFFSVQFLLFLSIQLFCLVVVLRALKQSGPGERNDENHMKRRAFCLILITTVSMVITYAPYNIAAFFTIVTGKQSAVQWLPGTFCYVLCGFIQPVLYLQRTGKLSCICLL; encoded by the coding sequence ATGAATTACTCTACAATGAACTTCATGCCTGAAGCTTCTCTAAATTCCACAACTAAGCCTTTTGGGCCTGTGGAAATAATGAACGGATGTATGTACAGTTTTAGTTTCCTGGTTGGTCTGCCTACACACTGCTATGTTATATGGCTCATCATCACTGGAGCTGGAAGTGGAGTCGCTTCAGAGTTCTTCAACCTTAATCTCTCAGTCTCTGAGGCTGGTTTTGCTGTTAATTGTATGACTTTTGTTCTTGTAGTATGGTTTCCAGTTTTAGTGGAGTTTCAAATGTTTTTAGTAGGACTAGTCATCACAGGTCgtcctctgtttcagtgtctgatgtgtgttgagcgttacctggcagtggttcatcctcTAAGCTTTCTGAAGTACAAACCGCTCAGATATAGAGTGATCTGCTGTGCTGTGGCCTGGATACTTACTCTTGGCTCTTGTTTCAGCTGCCTTTATACTATAGTTCTATACAACATCATACATTTATGGTTTTTCTCAGTGCagttcctcctcttcctctccatccagttgttttgtcttgtggttgttctcagagctctgaagcagtcGGGACCAGGAGAGAGAAATGATGAAAATCACATGAAGAGAAGAGCGTTTTGTCTAATTCTGATCACTACAGTTAGCATGGTTATCACATATGCTCCATATAATATTGCAGCATTTTTTACTATTGTAACAGGGAAGCAGAGTGCTGTACAGTGGCTCCCTGGTACATTTTGTTATGTGCTGTGTGGTTTTATTCAGCCAGTTCTCTATCTTCAACGCACTGGAAAACTCTCCTGCATCTGTCTCTTGTAA
- the LOC130214259 gene encoding chemokine XC receptor 1-like, with protein MNYSTMNFMPEASPNSMTKVFGPVEIINGFVYSLSFLVGLPTHCYVIWLIVTGAESAVASEFFNLNLSVSEAGFSLNCMTFVLVKWFSVLVEFQTFLVGLMVTGRPLFQCLMCVERYLAVVHPVTFLKYKPLRYRVICCAVAWILTTGSCFCCLYTVVQYYIVHVWFFSVQFLLFLSIQLFCLVAVLRALKQSGPGERNDKNHMKRRAFCLILITTVSMVITYAPYNIAAFFTIVTGKYSLVQWLPGTFCYVLCGFVQPVLYLQRTGKLSCICLL; from the coding sequence ATGAATTACTCTACAATGAACTTCATGCCTGAAGCTTCTCCAAACTCTATGACAAAAGTTTTTGGGCCTGTGGAAATTATAAACGGATTTGTGTACAGTTTGAGTTTCTTGGTTGGTCTTCCTACACACTGCTATGTTATATGGCTCATCGTCACAGGAGCTGAAAGTGCAGTGGCTTCAGAGTTCTTCAACCTTAATCTATCAGTCTCTGAGGCTGGTTTCTCTTTGAATTGTATGACTTTTGTTCTTGTAAAGTGGTTTTCAGTTTTAGTGGAGTTTCAAACGTTTTTAGTAGGACTAATGGTTACTGGTCGTCCTCTATTTCAATGTTTGatgtgtgttgagcgttacctggcagtggttcatcctgtaacctttctgaagtacaaaccGCTCAGATATAGAGTGATCTGCTGTGCTGTAGCCTGGATACTCACCACTGGCTCCTGTTTCTGCTGCCTGTATACTGTAGTTCAGTACTACATTGTACATGTATGGTTTTTCTCAGTGCAGTTCCTCCTCTTTCTCTCCatccagttgttttgtcttgtggctgttctcagagctctgaagcagtcaggaccaggagagagaaatgataaaaaccacatgaagagaagAGCGTTTTGTCTAATTCTGATCACTACAGTTAGCATGGTTATCACATATGCTCCATATAATATTGCAGCATTTTTTACCATTGTAACAGGGAAGTATAGTCTTGTACAGTGGCTCCCTGGTACGTTTTGTTATGTGCTGTGTGGTTTTGTTCAGCCTGTTCTCTATCTTCAACGCACTGGAAAACTCTCCTGCATCTGTCTCTTGTAA